The Nicotiana tabacum cultivar K326 chromosome 14, ASM71507v2, whole genome shotgun sequence genome contains a region encoding:
- the LOC107817533 gene encoding protein JINGUBANG-like has translation MMRNNSRKQHNMVKEDNINIPRKQTFGSMLQSDPNHDQDEYTNFRTSNISEAAGPANFDNRPSPLSSDYNMVSPSPNSDDHYSLSSPYSMPSMDLTSPLSKSPWSSHVESYPYTGLMGSLVREEGHIYSLVASGDLLYTGSDSKNIRVWKNQKEFAGFKSNSGLVKAIIISGERIFTGHQDGKARVWKISSNDPNVYKRIGTLPTLKAYIKSSMNPNNYVEVRRNRNAVWIKHFDAISSLSMSEDQNLLYSASWDKTIKVWRASDFKCLESINAHEDAVNSVVVGFDGLVFSGSADGTVKIWRRELQGNKTKHFFSQTLLNQECAVTSLVVDPTSSFLYCGSSDGLVNFWEHAKFLSHGGVLRGHKLAVLCLATAGNLVFSGSADTNICVWKREGGDHMCLSVLKGHSGPVKCLAVEEDHGPITSGDRQFILYSGSLDKSVKIWRVSSCPPSMQAQQLRSQSHGL, from the exons ATGATGAGGAATAATTCAAGAAAACAACACAATATGGTGAAAGAAGACAACATCAATATCCCTAGGAAACAAACATTTGGGAGCATGTTACAATCTGATCCAAATCATGATCAAGATGAATATACTAATTTTCGTACGAGCAATATATCTGAAGCTGCAGGCCCTGCAAATTTCGATAATCGCCCTTCTCCATTGAGCTCTGATTACAATATGGTCTCTCCTTCACCTAATTCAGACGACCATTATTCATTATCTTCTCCATATTCAATGCCTTCTATGGACCTAACATCTCCATTATCAAAATCTCCATGGTCGTCACACGTCGAAAGTTATCCTTACACAGGTCTTATGGGGTCCCTTGTTCGTGAAGAAGGCCATATATATTCATTAGTAGCTTCTGGAGACTTGTTATATACTGGATCAGATAGCAAAAATATTAGGGTATGGAAGAATCAAAAAGAATTTGCTGGATTCAAATCAAACAGTGGATTGGTGAAGGCAATAATCATTTCTGGAGAAAGAATCTTCACGGGTCATCAAGATGGAAAG GCACGAGTCTGGAAGATATCTTCTAATGATCCAAACGTTTACAAGCGCATTGGAACATTACCAACTTTGAAGGCTTATATAAAAAGTTCAATGAATCCAAACAATTACGTTGAAGTGAGAAGAAATAGAAATGCCGTCTGGATCAAACATTTTGATGCTATTTCATCTCTTAGCATGAGTGAAGACCAAAATCTTTTATATTCAGCATCTTGGGATAAAACCATAAAGGTTTGGAGAGCATCAGATTTTAAGTGTTTGGAATCCATAAATGCCCATGAAGATGCTGTAAATTCAGTGGTTGTAGGGTTTGATGGGCTAGTGTTTTCAGGCTCCGCTGATGGAACAGTAAAAATTTGGAGAAGAGAATTacaaggaaataaaacaaaacattttttttcacaaACGTTGTTAAACCAAGAATGTGCAGTAACATCATTGGTTGTGGACCCTACATCCAGTTTCCTATACTGCGGTTCGTCTGATGGACTAGTCAACTTCTGGGAACACGCAAAGTTTTTGTCACATGGAGGAGTTCTCAGAGGTCATAAATTGGCAGTTCTTTGCTTAGCAACTGCAGGAAATTTAGTTTTTAGTGGATCAGCTGACACAAATATTTGTGTGTGGAAAAGAGAAGGTGGTGATCATATGTGTTTATCAGTGTTGAAAGGACATTCTGGTCCTGTAAAGTGTTTAGCTGTTGAAGAAGATCATGGACCAATTACAAGTGGTGATAGGCAGTTTATTCTGTATAGTGGTAGCCTTGATAAATCAGTGAAGATTTGGAGAGTGTCATCATGTCCCCCTTCCATGCAAGCGCAGCAACTTCGAAGCCAATCTCATGGGCTATGA